A genomic segment from Gorilla gorilla gorilla isolate KB3781 chromosome 3, NHGRI_mGorGor1-v2.1_pri, whole genome shotgun sequence encodes:
- the AREG gene encoding amphiregulin: MRAPLLPPAPVVLSLLILGSGHYATGLDLNDTYSGKRELFSGDHSADGFEVTSRSEMSSGSEISPVSEMPSSSELSSGADYDYSEEYDNEPQIPGYIVDDSVRVEQVVKPPKNKTESENTSDKPKRKKKGGKNGKNRRNRKKKNPCNAEFQNFCIHGECKYIEHLEAVTCKCQQEYFGERCGEKSMKTHSMIDSSLSKIALVAIAAFMSAVILTAIAVITVQLRRRYVRKYEGEAEERKKLRQENGNVHAIA, from the exons ATGAGAGCCCCGCTGCTACCGCCGGCGCCGGTGGTGCTGTCGCTCTTGATACTCGGCTCAG GCCATTATGCTACTGGATTGGACCTCAATGACACCTACTCTGGGAAGCGTGAACTATTTTCTGGGGACCACAGTGCTGACGGATTTGAGGTTACCTCAAGAAGTGAGATGTCTTCAGGAAGTGAGATTTCCCCTGTGAGTGAAATGCCTTCTAGTAGTGAACTGTCCTCGGGAGCCGACTATGACTACTCAGAAGAGTATGATAACGAACCACAAATACCTGGCTATATTGTCGATGATTCAGTCAGAG ttgaaCAGGTAGTTAAGCCCCCCAAAAACAAGACGGAAAGTGAAAATACTTCAGAtaaacccaaaagaaagaaaaagggaggcaaaaatggaaaaaatagaagaaacagaaagaagaaaaatccatGTAATGCAGAATTTCAAAATTTCTGCATTCACGGAGAATGCAAATATATAGAGCACCTGGAAGCAGTAACATGCAA ATGTCAGCAAGAATATTTCGGTGAACGGTGTGGGGAAAAGTCCATGAAAACTCACAGCATGATTGACAGTAGTTTATCAAAAATTGCATTAGTAGCCATAGCTGCCTTTATGTCTGCTGTGATCCTCACAGCTATTGCTGTTATTACAGTCCA GCTTAGAAGACGATACGTCAGGAAATATGAAGGAGAAGCTGAGGAACGAAAGAAGCTTCGACAAGAGAATGGAAACGTACATGCTATAGCATAA